One region of Schistocerca gregaria isolate iqSchGreg1 chromosome 7, iqSchGreg1.2, whole genome shotgun sequence genomic DNA includes:
- the LOC126282090 gene encoding cuticle protein 16.5-like: MFKQLIVVLAVVAACLAAPGPKPAPGLLASYVAAAPVAYTAPAVAAPVAYTAAAPVAYAAPYAAYAALPYRAAFYG, translated from the exons ATGTTCAAGCAG CTGATCGTCGTCCTGGCCGTGGTGGCCGCCTGCCTGGCCGCCCCCGGACCCAAGCCGGCCCCCGGCCTGCTGGCCAGCTACGTGGCCGCCGCCCCCGTCGCCTACACCGCCCCCGCCGTCGCCGCCCCCGTCGCCTACACCGCTGCCGCCCCCGTGGCATACGCCGCTCCGTACGCCGCCTATGCCGCTCTGCCCTACAGAGCTGCATTCTACGGATGA